ATTCGACTTTTATTTTCTTGTTCTCGAAAATTACCTGCGGGCGCTTGAAGTTGAGCGGATGAAAGACAACGCGGAAATCCATTTCGCTGCGGAAGAAAGCGGTATGACAATCGAGAATATCTTGTAGAGGTGAATGCGCATAGATGTGCAAGTCGTTTTTCCGGCCGAGCAACGACAGGGTGGAAAGTAAACCGGGTAACCCGAAAATGTGATCGCCATGAAGGTGTGAAATGAAAATGTGGTTAAGCTTTCCGATTCTGGCTTTGTATTTCCGGAGTTGAATTTGAGTGCCTTCGCCGCAGTCGATCAAATAGGGCTGGTTGTTGAGGGAAACAACCTGGGAGGTAGGGAAGCGTTGGGAGGTCGGCAGCGCCGAACTGCTTCCGAGAATGGTAACCGTAAACGGGATCATACATTGGTTTTGACCAAATATAAAAAGAAAGCCCGGCTTGTTCAAACCGGGCTTTTTCTTTATATCTGAAAAGACTTATGCATCTTTATTGAGCAGTTTACTGGCTTCCTTTTCATCGGTTGTGATGGTCAAAACCGTGTCGAGCATTGCCAGTTTTATCAGCTTGTCAACCATCGGTGTCAATCCGCACAAGACGAATTGTCCCGAAACATTTTCACAAAGCCGATTGCCTACCAACAGGGCGCTCAGACCCGAAGAGTCACAATATGTACACTCACTGATATCGAGGACAATGTTCTTCTGTCCATTTTCCGTTGCCAATACCAGCTCCGATTTCAAATCGGGTGCGATAAGACTATCGAGCCTTTCGTTGTGCACCTGAATGACGGCGTAGCCTTCTTTATTCTGCGTACCAAAGTTCATAGATGCAAGATAAGAAATTATGATGAATTACAATTTCTTATTCATTGTCTTTTTTTTCGTCTTTCTCCATCTTGGATTTCAGAGCAGCCAAATCGCTGATATCACCAAGAGTGGTTTTCTCCAGGTTATCCTTAACGGTTTTCATACCTTTTTGAGTCTGCTTGGTAGCAGTTCTCTTCTTGGCATTGTCTTCAGCTTTCTTCACATCTTCGAATACACGTGAGTGTGACAGGATGATGCGTTTAGCTGATTTGGAGAACTCGATTACTTTGAATTCCAGTTTTTCGTCGAGTTTCACCTGTGAACCGTCTTCTTTAACCAGGTGACGAGGAGTAGCGAAACCTTCAACACCGTAAGGCAGTGAAATTACCGCTCCTTTATCGAAGATGTCGATAACGGTACCTTCGTGGATAGAATCAACCGTAAAGATGGTTTCGAATACATCCCATGGGTTTTCTTCCAGTTGCTTGTGACCAAGGCTCAAACGACGATTGTCTTTGTCGATGTCGAGAACGACTACTTCGATGTCAGCACCGATAGAAGTGAATTCTGACGGGTGTTTGATTTTCTTGGTCCAGCTCAGGTCGCTGATGTGGATCAGGCCGTCAACACCTTCTTCGATTTCAACAAATACACCGAAATTGGTGAAGTTGCGAACGCGTGCGGTGTGTTTTGAACCAACGGAATATTTCTCGTCGATTTTCTCCCATGGATCCGGTTTCAGCTGCTTGATACCGAGAGACATTTTGCGATCTTCACGATCAAGAGTCAAAATCATGGCTTCCACTTCGTCACCTACCTTCAGGAAGTCCTGAGCAGAGCGCAGGTGCTGTGACCAGCTCATTTCTGATACGTGAATCAGACCTTCAACGCCGGCAGCGATTTCAACAAATGCTCCGTAATCAGCCAGAACAACTACTTTACCTTTTACGATGTCGCCAACTTTCAGCTCGGCGCTCAGGTTATCCCACGGATGCGGAGTCAGCTGTTTCAGACCAAGTGCAATACGTTTCTTGTCATCATCGAAGTCGAGAATAACCACGTTGATTTTCTGATCGAGCTGCACGATTTCGCTCGGATGCGAAACACGGCCCCAGCTCAGGTCGGTAATGTGAATCAAACCGTCTACGCCACCCAGGTCGATGAATACACCGTAAGAGGTAATGTTTTTGACAGTTCCTTCGAGAACCTGACCTTTTTCGAGTTTCGAGATAATTTCTTTCTTCTGCTGCTCGAGTTCAGCTTCGATAAGTGCCTTGTGTGAAACAACCACGTTACGGAATTCCTGGTTGATTTTAACCACTTTGAATTCCATGGTTTTTCCAACATAAATGTCGTAGTCACGGATGGGCTTCACGTCGATTTGCGAACCGGGAAGGAAGGCTTCGATACCGAATACGTCGACAATCATACCGCCTTTGGTGCGGCACTTGATGTAACCGGTGATTACTTCGTCTTTTTCCAATGCGGCATTTACGCGATCCCAGCTGCGCAGTGCGCGGGCTTTTTTGTGAGAGAGGACTAACTGACCTTTTTGATCTTCGAGGCTTTCAACATATACCTCTACAGTGTCGCCCACTTTCAGGTCAGGGTTGTAGCGGAA
This Prolixibacter sp. NT017 DNA region includes the following protein-coding sequences:
- the rpsA gene encoding 30S ribosomal protein S1; the protein is MSENKENLEQTEAVNQTAEEAKAEKVEAKKVTSKEADEDFDWDAFEGTSLEATGEKKDEMTALYNDTLSVLQEKEVVDGKVISLNKREVVVDIGYKSDGIVSLNEFRYNPDLKVGDTVEVYVESLEDQKGQLVLSHKKARALRSWDRVNAALEKDEVITGYIKCRTKGGMIVDVFGIEAFLPGSQIDVKPIRDYDIYVGKTMEFKVVKINQEFRNVVVSHKALIEAELEQQKKEIISKLEKGQVLEGTVKNITSYGVFIDLGGVDGLIHITDLSWGRVSHPSEIVQLDQKINVVILDFDDDKKRIALGLKQLTPHPWDNLSAELKVGDIVKGKVVVLADYGAFVEIAAGVEGLIHVSEMSWSQHLRSAQDFLKVGDEVEAMILTLDREDRKMSLGIKQLKPDPWEKIDEKYSVGSKHTARVRNFTNFGVFVEIEEGVDGLIHISDLSWTKKIKHPSEFTSIGADIEVVVLDIDKDNRRLSLGHKQLEENPWDVFETIFTVDSIHEGTVIDIFDKGAVISLPYGVEGFATPRHLVKEDGSQVKLDEKLEFKVIEFSKSAKRIILSHSRVFEDVKKAEDNAKKRTATKQTQKGMKTVKDNLEKTTLGDISDLAALKSKMEKDEKKDNE
- a CDS encoding STAS domain-containing protein — protein: MNFGTQNKEGYAVIQVHNERLDSLIAPDLKSELVLATENGQKNIVLDISECTYCDSSGLSALLVGNRLCENVSGQFVLCGLTPMVDKLIKLAMLDTVLTITTDEKEASKLLNKDA